CTGGCAGCGGCTATCTGGGGAAGTCTTCGGCCACCGGCTCATGATGGATGCCGTGGTACCCGGTGGCGTCGCCATCGATATGACGCCGTCAATGCTGGGCCGTCTGCACAAGCAGTGCGACGGCATCGAGCGCGAGGTCCGCGTACTGCGGATCGTATATGACGAGCACGCCGGCCTGCAGGACCGTTTTCTCAACACGGGGCGGGTGGCGCCACAACTCGCCGCCCAGCTTGGCCTCACGGGGCTCGCCGGGCGCGCCAGCGCGCAGGAGGCAGACCTGCGCTGCGATCATAAATGGCCGGCCTACGACTGTTTAGACGTCAAGATGGCCACGCACTGCAACGGCGATGTCGCCGCACGTGTGGCGATGCGCTTCGACGAGACGCTTGAATCCCTGCGGCTCGTTCGCGCCATCTGCTCGGAGCTGCCGGGTGGCGCGATATGTGGCGACCTCCGGATGCTGGACAAAATCTCCATCGGAGCAGGCTGGGTAGAGGGCTGGCGTGGTGAAGTCCTTGTCGCCCTCGAGATCGGCGGCGACGGCCGGATCTTGCGTTGCCACTGCCATGATCCTTCTTGGCAGAACTGGCCAGTGCTTGAACACGCCGTCATCGGCAATATCGTTCCGGATTTTCCGCTGATCAACAAGTCCTTCAATCTCTCCTATTCGGGGCACGACCTCTGATGTGGCTCCTCCTCAAGCAAATTGCCCGTACCGGCATCGTGACCGAGCCTGCGCCCCAGGCCGTCGATGCCGATGGCGGCGCCGCGATTCAACGCATCCACAAGGACATCCTCGATATTCTCGGTCAGGCGCTGGCGATTAGGGAGGTCGACGCAGGCTCGTGCAACGGCTGTGAGCTGGAAATCCACGCGCTCAACAACGCCTACTACAACATCGAAGGGCTTGGCATCAAATTCGTTGCCAGCCCGCGGCATGCTGACATGCTGCTGGTGACCGGACCGGTCTCGCGTCACATGGAAGAGGCTTTGCGGCGTACCTATGACGCGACGCCGGACCCAAAGCTCGTGGTCGCTGTGGGCGACTGCGGCTGTACGGGCGGCATCTTCGGCGAGAGCTACGCGAGTTGCGGCCGCGTCGCCAACGTGATCCCCGTCGACTTCGCTGTGCCTGGCTGCCCGCCTACCCCTATCGAGATCCTGCGGGGGATACTAACCGCCGTGCAGCGGCGCAAAAGCTAAGTCATCTAAACGATAATCCTGGAGGATGACGATAAAGGAAGCGATGTGCCCCGAATCCGCGTCATTATGGTCGCCTGCAGTCTTTAGTTTTACGTAGCTTCTGTGGATAGTTTTCCCTTCTGGACGCAGAGACCAGATCATCCGCGATGCGATTCATCATCTGCGCGGATCGCGCTGGACGACAACTTCGGCACCATGCGCGCAATGGCCGCCGCCGACATTGAGGTGCCGTGGCCAGTACAGCCGCGTAGGCCATCAGCAGCTCACTGTGCGATTTGGGTCGCGTCCCAGCGAAAGCCAACTGCAGTGGGTGCTGCTGTCAGTTTCCAGAAGAATTTCCGGCAACTATCCGCCTGAGTGCCGCTCGAAAAGCGCGCGTCGCAGGGCTTCGACGGAAGATTGCGGTACCATTGGCGCGAACGCAGCGACGAGTGTGGCCTCGATAAAGTAGCTATCTGCAGTTTCCGCCTGATCGTGCACCGGGGCAGTCATTTCAGAACCATCTTGTCTGGGGTAGCCGCTTCGCCCGGGCCATCCCTTTCCCTGCCACGAGAGGCGCCTTCGAGTCGCCTCTCGTCATTTCTCAGCTCGATTCACGAGTACCCGTTTTCGACGGCAAGAAACAACTGCGCACTCGCGGCCTGCCCCCGGTACGCCACCCGGCCAGCACAACTTCTTCTGCGCATGCATTGCTATCTCCAGGCTCTTGCCGCTCTACGTCACTCTGACGGGCTATCAACCCGAGACCGCGACGCACCCGTGACCCGGTTGGCACCCGAGTCGGCCGGATGGCCGCAAGCAGCCAGGTACGCTCCCCAGCCGCAAGCGTAGATGCACCCATGGCACGATCACCCCGCAATCGACGACGGCGATCGGGGCGTGAGCGCGCTCGGCAAGCCGCGGGTGTTGGGCGAAAAGGCCTTCGATCTGCCGGGCGCTCGCCGGGCCCAGGCCCGGCACGATCGCCCACCAGCGGCGCCCGCGCGGCATGCGCACCGTCAGGTCTGCCAGCGTTTCGATGCCGTGCGCGCGTAGCTCGCTTGCACGGCTCGCGGCGGTAGCCACTGGCCAATCTGGTCGCTGATCTGTGGCTGGGGGGGCGCACGAAATCGCGCCACTCTGGAGACATCATCTTCGCCTCCTTTCCGGCCAACATGCCGCCGCTATGCGGCACCACATCGGGGCCATGGATCTCGGCGGCTACCGACACCGGCGGCGCCAGCCCATAGCACCATCCACAAAAGGGGTCATGAACGTAGTGAAGCGTTGCTCGCTTCTCCATTGAGTTCGCGCGGAATCTGCCGCATGCCGAGATAAGCCAGTTGCCAGTGGTCCATCGCGCTTTCTCCCAAGCGTGAGACGGACTGCCGAGATTAACGACAATGAGACTGGGACGCAACGTACAGGCCAGGAAAGTGCCGTATTGAGCAACCAGCCGGACAAAAAATGGCAGACAGCAACCGATTGATTTAATGAATACTTCCCTAACACATCCCCGTGGATCCGCATGAATGCTAGGGATCGCTATCCCGGTAACCTGCAGCAAAATCAAGGTGCCCCCATCCAGGGGACCCCTGGATGAAATCGAAGTGCTGAGGGCAAAGCTGCGGCGCTCGGGCGCGCTGTGAGCCGGGAAGGCGAGCCCGCGCGTTCAGCTGGCCTCCAGGGCGTTTTCAACGCCGGCGGCACGGCTCACCTGGACTGCAGGTACGCAGCCACAGCCCTGGCGTCGTCGTAGCTCAGATCGTGTGCCACGGTGCTCATCACGGGCGAGTTGCCGCGCGAACGGTTCTTGAATACCTCGATTTGCCGCAGCAGATAAGCCTGGTGCTGCCCCGCCAGCCGCGGGAATGCGCCTGCCCCCTGGGCCTGTGCACCATGGCATGAAGCACAAGCGGGTACCCCGCCGCCGGGGATGCCCTTCTCGAAGATGGCTTGCCCCTTGTCCATCAACTCGGGGGCGCCGGCCGCGCCCGGCGTTGGGGCCTGCCTCGCGTAATAGGCGGCCAGCGCCTGGATCGTCGCGTCGTCAAGCCGCGAGGCGATTCCCCACATATGCGTGCGCGCGTC
This DNA window, taken from Cupriavidus sp. D39, encodes the following:
- a CDS encoding c-type cytochrome, which encodes MRTHVLLLAAGMALTIPPVLAEDRARLAQLCATCHGPHGRSESPMYPRLDGQTPEYLQAQLKAFREQGRAEADARTHMWGIASRLDDATIQALAAYYARQAPTPGAAGAPELMDKGQAIFEKGIPGGGVPACASCHGAQAQGAGAFPRLAGQHQAYLLRQIEVFKNRSRGNSPVMSTVAHDLSYDDARAVAAYLQSR
- a CDS encoding NADH-quinone oxidoreductase subunit B family protein, which produces MWLLLKQIARTGIVTEPAPQAVDADGGAAIQRIHKDILDILGQALAIREVDAGSCNGCELEIHALNNAYYNIEGLGIKFVASPRHADMLLVTGPVSRHMEEALRRTYDATPDPKLVVAVGDCGCTGGIFGESYASCGRVANVIPVDFAVPGCPPTPIEILRGILTAVQRRKS